In Fragaria vesca subsp. vesca linkage group LG1, FraVesHawaii_1.0, whole genome shotgun sequence, the sequence TTGATGATTTGCCAAAAAATAAATGATTTTTTCAAAAAATAATATATATATATATATATAAATCTAGTTTTTGTAATTGGAGCATAAGTGTCTTGTTTAGGGAAAGAAATCAAATTTGAGTTATGATCTCCGGAAACACAAGTCACGACGTGTTATCTTATATATTTGGTGTTATTATGTCTGAAATGATCATTTGAATGAATGTTCTATATTTATTATTCGTTGAGATTTGGTGCGTTATGTTCACGACAAAAGTTTGATTTTTTTCTTTCCGTCACTCCAATGAAGTGGTTGTACGGATTCTATTTAGATATACCGTTACAGTGAGAATGTGAATTTTGTACGAATTGTAAAATTCCAAGAGGAGAAGAGGAGAAAGGTGTCAAAGGACAAAGATTGCTAGAAATGAGTCATATACATACAACATGGTGTTATATAGAATATACATATAACATGCCCATCCCAAACATTTGGGATTCAGGCTTAGCTAGATATCAAACATAGTCCTACTTAGCAAGTGAAAACGAGTTCTGCAGGAAACTATTATGAAGAAGCTGGATGGTTCCTCATAAGTTACTCTAGGACTTTCAACTATCTGTTTCTCAACATCTGCAAAATGCATTCAGGATTCCGGATATCTTCGCTGTCTTGTGAATCCTCATTCCCTTGTGAGTCCTCGTTCCCTTGTGAAAAATCGAGTGTTGTATAAGTCTGGATACCAATGCCGTGTCCACCACAATCCCTCCCCCTTCCTCGTTGTGCTCGTCTTACTTCCTTCTGATGCTCGGTCAGTTCCACCCTTTTCCTTTTCAAAATCGAATGTGGCATTTCCTTCTGCTTGCTGTCTATGGTGTTCTCTACTAGTTCTACTCTTTTGGAGCCTCTATTGTGTGTTGTGTTATTGACTGTGAATCTTGGTGGAGCAGCGATGGCTTCCGATTTAGACTGACATCTTTGAAGAGGTAGGATTCTCTTGTGGAGGTTTATTCTTCCCTTTCTCCAAAGCTTGTCTAGGACATGCAGCAAGGTCTGGGGGTAGTCCAAGTTGATTAGTTCGCCATATGTGGAGTTCCAAAAGGTGATGGTTGGCTCTGAAATGGCCAGTTTTGAGTGATCAAGAGATTTCTCAAGGATGGAGGCCTGGAGTTCGAGAAATGCAGAATCAAAGACTATTGGAGGCTGACTTCGTCTGAAACAATTAAGCATTTCGGTCCATAGGAGTTCAAATTGCTCACTAGTACCCTCAACCTGTGTTTCCATGTATCCCAGCCACTCAAGCATTGGACAGGATATCATCTGCGAGTACAAATACAAAATAACTTAGTTAAACAAGACAAGCTCTACTTGAAAGCCAAAAAAAATATTCCATTTTTTTTAATAAGGATATACAGAGCAGATGAAACATTTGGAGATTTCGGTATGTTGAGCAGTAACCCATCAAAAGATCAGCCATTAAAGCAACTTTTTTAGACAAATGAATGACAGCTTTCTTATGATGCCACATTAATGAAAATTCCTACACACAATGGGATTCAGTTTTTCAAATTGTCTAGTTCTTTCGATAAAAAGAACCGTAGAAATACTCATTTTCTTTTAATAACTAATTTGAGCAGATGGGTTTCACCTTATCCAGTACTGAAATTGCTTCAAGTTGAGAGAAAATGAATTTAGACACAGAGCAAATGTATACATGACATTATATTAAGAAGTACCAACCTCAAAAAAGGAAACGATATCCTGCTTCAAGTGAAGGGACCTGATGAATAGCGCCAATTCAGAATATAACCTGCAACTTTCACATGAATTTGACATTACTGGAAGTTCACAACCAATAACCCAAACATGAATGGTACCAAAAAAAAAAAAAAAATTGTTTCGGTTGACTTACCTAGGAAGACCAATTGGTGCATCTGTTCCTATCTTTGTGTGCAACAACTTCATACATCTGTATATAACAGATGAAACAAGATAAGTGAAAGAGGAGTCAAAGCATCTATACGTATAATCATGTGCATTCTATTATTTTATTCAGTCCAAGTAACTTTTCTCTAAGGTTTCTCACTTTCACTAACAGTAACTTGGAGAAACAATTGAAAGTATAGCTCAGACATCTTATCTTTAAACCATTTTGACGCCATAAGATATAACTAAAACCACATCCATTTCTTCTACCAAAAGAATTTCTAAGACTTGATACTGGGCTAATTGTTGACAAATGCAGAAAAGCAGTTTTCTTCATATATAATAGAGCTTAATCATCACCACAGTTGATTACTTGAGAGTTGAGAACATTTGCACTTACCTAATTGCCAAAGTCAAGCAGCCTTTAATGCCATCAGAGATCTTGTGATCATAGCCACTCTTGGTATTACCATCTGAACTTAATCCTGAGGAACTGGAATTTTTCAGAATACATAATAAAGCATCACCAAATAAGGAAATGAGATGACGATCCAAATCCTTGAAGTTTAAGTGAAGCTCGTTAGCACATGTAAGAATACTAGTATACTTGTCAAGGCACCTCTTGAATACAGGAACTAGGTCCTCAGAGAAACTGCCAACAGTGGTATACCAAGACAGTGCTGTAATGATAGAACCATAGAGGGACTTCCATAATGTGATAACTTGTTCAAGCTCAGCCTTCAACTGCCGGGAAGGAGTTTCCAAGGGACTTCCACTCATTGATGACATAATGTCTTTCTGGGCACAGGAGCATACAAGCAATGGATAAGATATTAGATGGCTCATGGCATAATAACTCTTGCTCTCAGAGTCTATTTTGAACAATGAAAGATCCTTCACATCATTTATGTAGCTTTTTAGACCTTCTGCTATTCCTATCCACATCGTTAAGCAGCCTGGCCCAATGTGCTTGTACAATAATTCAGTAGCGATCACGAGAGTTTCCAGGGGACCAAAAGATGATAGCATATACCTGATATATTTCTGCATTCCCTGTCGAATGTAGTCGGCTTTGGATGTACTCAAGCTTGACTGAACCACCACCGAGAAGTAAAGTACACTCAAATAAACCATCGGTGAAACCATATCCATATAACCAATAGAGCAGACACCCGAATTTTCATATCCAATGTCAGCAACCATTTGCAGGTTTTCAAAATACTTGATGTTCAATGCCACCTTGTAAAGAGGGGATCCTATTATAGTAGGTTCTATCTCCTCGGTGACAGCCTCTATAAACTGAAGTGATATATGATACAAGCCATGTCTGTCACAACCATCCTGACTTACTTCTTCACATATATTTCTTATGAACTTCAGTATTGCATTCAAACACAACATAATATCATCATAATTGATGGATGACCTCTTGAATTCCAGTTCAACTCCTTTCAAAACAGCTCTAAATAACCTCAAGGGAGCCTCATCAGCTGGAACCCTGTTATCATAGCAGACAGTTTTCTTTGGTGATTGAAGGATGAGGCTGTAGATCATCTTTAAATGAAAGTCCAACATACTCAGATCCCATGGCAACCATTTAATAGGATACTGCTTCCATGAGCAACTGTCAGATATGATGGGTGCATTCAAAGAGGTTTGGGCTGATAACTGCTGGCTTACCTGATTACGTGGGTCATAGTCTAGAGGTTTACATTTTGCTGATATGAAATCATCAAGCAAATTAATGCACACATCCCTAGCCCAGAAGCTCTTACCATCAGGATCAAGTTGAAAAGCTGCTTCAAAGATAGGGTCTACTACAAAGTTGATCATTGAAGAATCATTCAGAGAGGTATCAAGTTTATGTAACAGATAGCACCACGTGTTCAAGCAGGCCAAGTGGACAGATACATCAGAGTTACTCAACATGATGCCTATAAGTGGTGTCATGATGAGCCTTACGCTTTTAAAAGTTCCAGTTTTAAGGATTTCACCACTGTTTACTTCCTGTGTTCCCTTTCTTTGCATACCATCCTCTTTTGCAGCATTTGTCGTATACGGCAATAACATTGGTGGGTGAATAAGAGCATCGATAAGACCTTCCCAGGCAACCTGTGTAATCAGATATCTATGTTAATCTACAATATGGCATCTGAAGGTACTCTGAGACTAGCTAAACTATTAATGCTAGTAAACTGGGTTAAACTTCAACAGCCCTGGCTTGTAAATTGCCAGAACTTGGAATGTATGGACCCTAGACATTGAAGAAGCAGAGACAGATTGATAACTTTGCTGAACATAAATGACTCTGAAACAAGTTATAAATGATGTCAAATTGTTGCAAGTTATAAATGACTCTGAAACAAGTGTATGCTTCAAAGGAGTGAGACAAAAGTGAAATCATTTAAATGCAAATATTGCCTAATTTTAAATCAACGCATCATGAACTCTTTATAAGTACCTGGGAAGCAATCTGAACTTGTGAGTCGTGATCTGAAAATGTTTTCTCAGGAATTTTCAGCATATCATTAATTAAATGTCTGTTTTTCAAGGCATGAGACCCTAGTAAACGGATATACCATCCCCATGCTTGAATAGTTTGAACCTTCATACCACTGGTTAGCATATCGTGCATCCGAGCGAGCAACTTTTTCTTTAAATCTTTGACAAGCACCTGTTTTGGGAAGATGAGAACACAAGAATTACAATAAATGTTGCATACAACAGAATCATCGATGTAAAATGCAATTTCATATAGCAACTCTCAAAGTTAACCTTGTCATCCACTCCAGAAACAACCATCCAGACTAGGCTTAAATGCAAAATAATAAGAGCTTACAATGCATAGAACAACCTCTGGCCCTCTTTCACAATAGAAGTGAAGAACCTTATCTCCTGTCCCTATATGTCTGTACACTCTGACACATGATTACCCTAAGAAAATCCCGTTTTCAGGTAATCTAGGTCAAATTTTTGTATTATCAACTGCTACCTCTAGTTACACACTTTAGGATGTTTGTAGTTCTACTCCTTTTCTCTGTAGAGGATTAGCTGGAACCTTTATAACAATGGGATTGAAACAAAAAGTGTTTCACGTTGATTGAATACTAAAAGATCAAACCCTAATTAAGATAATACTTGTAATGGCGATGTTTTTCCTACCTTCTCTCTTCAAGATCCAGTTGTAAAGCTAAATACAGATTCTCTCACTGGTGCTTGATATGGGAACTAGGCT encodes:
- the LOC101310055 gene encoding uncharacterized protein LOC101310055, whose protein sequence is MSSMSGSPLETPSRQLKAELEQVITLWKSLYGSIITALSWYTTVGSFSEDLVPVFKRCLDKYTSILTCANELHLNFKDLDRHLISLFGDALLCILKNSSSSGLSSDGNTKSGYDHKISDGIKGCLTLAIRCMKLLHTKIGTDAPIGLPRLYSELALFIRSLHLKQDIVSFFEMISCPMLEWLGYMETQVEGTSEQFELLWTEMLNCFRRSQPPIVFDSAFLELQASILEKSLDHSKLAISEPTITFWNSTYGELINLDYPQTLLHVLDKLWRKGRINLHKRILPLQRCQSKSEAIAAPPRFTVNNTTHNRGSKRVELVENTIDSKQKEMPHSILKRKRVELTEHQKEVRRAQRGRGRDCGGHGIGIQTYTTLDFSQGNEDSQGNEDSQDSEDIRNPECILQMLRNR
- the LOC101314796 gene encoding uncharacterized protein LOC101314796, with amino-acid sequence MSNFSDELEEIKSLISSGTKSNKSLGYSTLSHLQEQSSDDHALIQTLSLSSRSLLRRIVADVHSDDEEIATQALKCLGFMIYHPAIVAAIIADDVKLVLDSLVRVITTTKMKSVCNLGVWCISLQQLSESLLAPHFHSLLRAVVHAIDNPIGSLSTTFEAIQAVIKLATLLSENMRELSHIWAPPIYRRLLSFDKRDRDMSERCLLKIRSTIIPPPISLSKVLVKDLKKKLLARMHDMLTSGMKVQTIQAWGWYIRLLGSHALKNRHLINDMLKIPEKTFSDHDSQVQIASQVAWEGLIDALIHPPMLLPYTTNAAKEDGMQRKGTQEVNSGEILKTGTFKSVRLIMTPLIGIMLSNSDVSVHLACLNTWCYLLHKLDTSLNDSSMINFVVDPIFEAAFQLDPDGKSFWARDVCINLLDDFISAKCKPLDYDPRNQVSQQLSAQTSLNAPIISDSCSWKQYPIKWLPWDLSMLDFHLKMIYSLILQSPKKTVCYDNRVPADEAPLRLFRAVLKGVELEFKRSSINYDDIMLCLNAILKFIRNICEEVSQDGCDRHGLYHISLQFIEAVTEEIEPTIIGSPLYKVALNIKYFENLQMVADIGYENSGVCSIGYMDMVSPMVYLSVLYFSVVVQSSLSTSKADYIRQGMQKYIRL